In one Parabacteroides sp. FAFU027 genomic region, the following are encoded:
- a CDS encoding sialate O-acetylesterase encodes MKKNILSVALCLFAVLASAQITLPKVFGDSMVLQRNIRIPVWGNAVPGSQIVAQLGNSIVNVKTDKTGKWMVRFPKFKAGGPYTLTIAEAGKQTKIQYKGILIGDVWLASGQSNMDFHVQQTQDAKNEIAKANYPQIRFIVVAQDMKLTPQNDILSGKWKVCNPTNVKDFSAVAYFFARKIHMDQNVPIGIVQPSRGGTPVEAWTSREKLLSSPITRARTLSNDTLTPNHFVQDSLNWVRMWDIVYHPQNNTDKIFTSTDYDDSSWRIVEMPGSIKNFGIGAYEGMVWMRKKVILPVSFSGKDLILNIGHPEMNYSLYFNGVEICKTVWNGAQTHTYSIPAGIVKKGENTIAVRIAMIWGNGGITPPAEDLYLADGKSKMSLAGKWLYQKDVEPSFPIRNNYQYYPTVLYNSMIHPLIPFGIKGFLWYQGEANDSAAYNYRKLFPMMISDWRTRWGQGDLPFLFVQLTNYKKGQAEPMESEWAELREAQTMTLSQPNTGMACIIDVGDADNIHPTNKQEVGHRLALIAEKQVYQQNVIASGPMFKNFSINGGEVSIRFSNIENGLKTRDGKDVTGFAIAGSDKHFYWAKATIKGDQVVVSSDKVTNPVAVRYAWADNPVCNLVNSEGLPAVPFRTDSWKGITQK; translated from the coding sequence ATGAAAAAAAATATTTTAAGTGTTGCACTTTGTTTATTTGCAGTGTTGGCGTCAGCGCAAATAACCTTGCCCAAGGTTTTTGGCGATAGCATGGTTTTGCAGCGCAATATTCGCATTCCTGTTTGGGGGAATGCTGTGCCCGGTTCGCAAATTGTTGCCCAGCTTGGGAATAGTATTGTTAATGTGAAAACCGACAAAACGGGAAAATGGATGGTTCGTTTCCCGAAATTCAAAGCGGGCGGACCCTATACACTAACGATTGCAGAAGCTGGAAAACAGACTAAGATTCAGTACAAAGGAATTTTAATCGGTGATGTGTGGTTGGCTTCAGGCCAATCAAACATGGATTTTCACGTTCAGCAGACTCAGGACGCAAAAAACGAGATAGCAAAAGCGAATTATCCGCAGATACGTTTTATTGTGGTGGCTCAGGATATGAAATTAACGCCTCAAAACGATATTCTTTCGGGTAAATGGAAAGTTTGCAACCCAACCAATGTGAAGGATTTCTCGGCGGTGGCTTACTTTTTTGCACGTAAGATACATATGGATCAAAATGTACCGATCGGAATTGTTCAACCGTCGCGGGGCGGCACTCCGGTAGAAGCATGGACAAGTCGCGAAAAATTACTTTCATCGCCCATCACACGGGCGAGAACACTGAGCAACGATACGCTTACTCCGAACCATTTTGTACAGGATAGTTTGAATTGGGTTCGTATGTGGGATATTGTTTATCACCCACAAAACAACACAGATAAAATTTTCACGTCAACAGATTACGACGATTCTTCCTGGAGGATTGTAGAAATGCCCGGGTCGATTAAGAATTTCGGTATTGGGGCTTATGAAGGAATGGTTTGGATGCGGAAGAAGGTTATCTTGCCCGTGTCCTTTTCAGGGAAAGACCTGATACTGAATATCGGCCACCCCGAAATGAACTATTCGCTCTATTTCAATGGTGTTGAAATCTGTAAAACGGTATGGAATGGCGCCCAAACACATACCTATTCTATTCCGGCCGGTATTGTAAAGAAGGGAGAGAATACAATTGCGGTACGAATAGCTATGATTTGGGGCAATGGTGGGATAACCCCTCCGGCAGAAGATCTGTATCTGGCGGATGGAAAATCTAAAATGTCCTTAGCCGGGAAATGGCTCTATCAAAAAGACGTGGAACCATCATTCCCGATAAGAAACAATTATCAGTATTATCCTACAGTGCTTTACAATTCAATGATTCATCCGCTTATTCCATTTGGAATCAAAGGTTTCCTTTGGTATCAGGGAGAAGCGAACGATTCTGCAGCGTATAATTACAGGAAATTGTTCCCGATGATGATTTCCGATTGGAGAACACGTTGGGGACAAGGTGATCTTCCGTTCTTATTTGTACAGTTGACCAATTATAAGAAAGGGCAAGCTGAACCGATGGAAAGTGAATGGGCAGAATTGCGCGAAGCACAGACCATGACGCTTTCGCAACCCAATACCGGTATGGCTTGCATTATCGATGTGGGCGATGCGGATAATATCCATCCAACCAACAAGCAGGAGGTGGGTCACCGTTTGGCATTGATTGCCGAAAAACAGGTTTACCAGCAAAATGTGATTGCGAGTGGTCCGATGTTTAAAAATTTCAGTATCAATGGAGGGGAAGTTTCCATTCGTTTTTCAAATATAGAAAATGGGTTGAAAACCCGTGATGGAAAGGACGTAACCGGCTTTGCCATTGCTGGAAGTGATAAGCATTTTTATTGGGCAAAAGCAACGATAAAAGGCGATCAGGTGGTGGTTTCTTCTGACAAGGTAACCAATCCGGTGGCCGTGCGCTATGCCTGGGCGGATAATCCTGTGTGCAATTTGGTCAATTCGGAAGGCTTGCCTGCTGTACCTTTCAGAACGGATAGCTGGAAAGGGATTACGCAGAAATAA
- a CDS encoding glycoside hydrolase family 97 protein, translating to MIKSFSLFFIVMLSTQICFAKANPVEMKLSSPDKQIELQIKVGSELSWSLVQSGETIITPSNISLQLADGKVLGKDAKIKSTKRNSTNTTITAINYRKKEVADNYNQMTITFKGNYGLIFRAYNDGVAYRFFSTKKGGIVIADEQANFNFKANHKAWIPYARDPREGDKFQTPFEIIYDQTPISQFYPDSLAILPLLVDLGNQKKALLMETDLEDYPGMYLGLNKQTKQGFQGVFPKYPLNERTGGYETLNYWVSKRADFIAKTTKSREFPWRVVFISKNDKELADNDMVQRLAAPSRIADASWIKPGKVAWDWWNNWNISHVDFRAGINTPTYKYYIDFASEYGVEYVVLDEGWYKKHDILTSSEEIDLKAILDYAKSKNIGIILWSSWHDLDVVKEKAFEKYAAMGVKGFKVDFFDRDDQKSMRSCYDIAELAAQHKMLLDYHGMKPSGIQKTWPNVLNFEGVKGLENVKWARDNMPPYDVTLPFIRMMAGPMDYTPGAMRNATRDNYQPSNSMPMSQGTRVHQMAMYVAFEAPLQMLCDNPTAYRKEAECTRFIVKVPTVTDRTVILDAKVSEYLVTARSKGNNWYVGALTNWDARKLTIDLSFLPEGNYKAEIFSDGINADRDATDYKREEKIFTNKDKIVINLATAGGWAARFEKQ from the coding sequence ATGATCAAATCTTTTTCATTGTTTTTTATAGTGATGCTCTCTACACAAATTTGTTTTGCTAAAGCAAATCCTGTTGAGATGAAGTTATCGTCTCCCGACAAGCAAATAGAATTACAAATTAAAGTTGGTTCTGAACTAAGCTGGTCTTTAGTTCAATCCGGTGAAACGATAATTACGCCATCAAATATATCTTTGCAGTTGGCTGATGGAAAAGTGTTAGGCAAAGATGCTAAGATCAAGTCGACCAAACGGAATTCGACAAATACAACCATCACTGCAATAAATTACCGAAAAAAAGAAGTCGCAGACAATTATAACCAGATGACCATTACCTTCAAAGGCAATTATGGTTTGATTTTCAGAGCCTACAACGACGGTGTTGCGTATCGTTTCTTTTCTACCAAAAAAGGCGGGATTGTGATTGCCGATGAACAGGCAAACTTCAACTTCAAAGCCAACCACAAAGCATGGATACCTTACGCACGAGACCCTCGTGAAGGCGATAAATTTCAAACGCCTTTTGAAATTATCTATGACCAAACTCCTATTTCTCAATTCTATCCCGATTCGCTTGCTATTCTTCCGCTGCTGGTCGATTTGGGGAATCAAAAGAAGGCCCTGCTGATGGAAACAGACCTGGAAGATTATCCCGGAATGTATCTTGGCCTTAACAAACAAACAAAACAAGGATTTCAGGGCGTTTTTCCAAAATACCCCCTGAATGAAAGAACTGGAGGCTATGAAACCTTGAACTACTGGGTAAGCAAACGGGCAGATTTTATCGCGAAAACGACAAAGTCTCGTGAATTTCCGTGGCGTGTGGTTTTCATTAGCAAAAACGATAAAGAATTGGCCGACAACGACATGGTGCAACGGCTGGCAGCTCCTTCGCGAATTGCGGATGCCTCATGGATTAAGCCAGGAAAGGTAGCATGGGACTGGTGGAACAACTGGAATATCTCGCACGTAGATTTCAGAGCTGGGATTAATACCCCCACTTACAAATATTACATCGATTTTGCTTCGGAGTATGGCGTTGAATACGTGGTTCTTGATGAGGGTTGGTACAAAAAACACGATATTCTGACGTCATCCGAAGAAATCGATCTCAAGGCGATACTCGATTATGCTAAAAGTAAAAATATCGGGATTATTCTTTGGTCGTCTTGGCACGATCTGGATGTTGTGAAGGAAAAAGCTTTTGAAAAATATGCTGCGATGGGCGTAAAGGGCTTTAAAGTGGACTTCTTTGATCGCGACGATCAAAAGTCGATGCGCTCGTGCTATGACATCGCAGAGTTGGCGGCACAGCATAAAATGTTGCTCGACTATCATGGTATGAAACCTTCGGGCATTCAAAAAACATGGCCTAATGTGCTCAATTTCGAAGGTGTGAAAGGATTGGAAAATGTGAAATGGGCGCGCGACAATATGCCTCCTTACGATGTTACGCTTCCGTTTATCCGCATGATGGCGGGCCCGATGGATTATACTCCGGGTGCTATGCGCAATGCGACAAGAGACAATTATCAACCTTCCAACTCAATGCCAATGAGTCAGGGAACCCGGGTGCATCAAATGGCTATGTATGTGGCGTTTGAAGCGCCATTGCAAATGCTGTGCGATAATCCCACCGCTTACCGCAAGGAGGCAGAATGTACACGTTTTATTGTAAAAGTACCAACAGTTACAGATCGCACGGTTATTTTGGATGCGAAAGTATCGGAATATCTTGTAACGGCACGCAGCAAAGGCAACAATTGGTACGTAGGGGCGTTGACCAACTGGGATGCCCGCAAGTTGACTATCGATTTGTCTTTTCTGCCTGAAGGAAACTATAAAGCCGAAATATTCAGTGATGGTATTAATGCCGATCGTGATGCCACCGATTATAAACGGGAAGAAAAGATATTCACCAATAAAGATAAGATAGTAATTAATCTGGCAACAGCTGGCGGTTGGGCCGCCCGATTTGAAAAACAATAA
- a CDS encoding hybrid sensor histidine kinase/response regulator transcription factor, which translates to MKTFSFLLFLLSPILLLAQPFNIKKLGMEQGLSNSYIVGITQDRDGYLWFATESGLNRFDGQSFRVYKKNTTPLTSINSNELNKVLADRDDNIVWIATQRTGLNAFNTKTGEFTYYTSDQPSPFNVVTNDITNLAQASDGNLWLSTYHFGVDYFDKKTKYFTHYNQSTVKGLVSNHVWCIADDGHGKLYIGHVFDGLSVLSIKERKVKNYAFKANDPNSLPGTEVDCIYIDKRNHVWVGTNNGLALFNPQTEKFTVFRNIPGKANSLSSNRILSIREMPNDNLWIGTNQGGINILNLNSPLNPNDISFRHIEVTEDENGLSHQSVKDIFQDSFNNIWIGTYGGGINVISSKNRFFNTWSYSPLRGAKNNLSNKVATGLCVDNDGKVWVGTDGGGIDLFENGTKTHHFGKETGDLPDNFIISALKDSKGNLWLGSASGPLTKYDSGSRRFIPITAIKSDVSIRSLFEDKDKNIWVGTNLGLYVYNPSNGNVKYYTSSNSQLQDNVIISISQDAKGRMWIGALGQGLSIFTPDFKLLQSFNKNNGFCSNAITHLFRDSRNRMWVGTWEGLVLFNSLNNFHYKLFTEKEGMADSYVCAIAEGKPDQIWFSTNTGISQFNVRENKFVNYNSLDGIPRANFVPGTVTRTKNGMIYFGSQSGVCYFNSTQIHLNQKPAPANITDFCYFDKRVAQPENAVNLPVTDKIELKYYQNTFTISFNVLDYGMSEQTEYAYMLKGLENTWYNVGNEKKVTFRNIPPGRYEFRVKSRLRNQEWSDKITSVDIVINPPFWLTWWAKFIYFILIVLLAQYLVRFYKRKLDLENSLYLEQQNHQKEQELNDERLSFYTNIAHELRTPLTLIIGPLEDLSEDNTLSQTHIKKISLIHRSATRLLNLINQILEFRKTETYNRNLCVVKGDLGAVIRDIELKYEGLNQNSNIKFRVSIETEETTLYYDPEIITIILDNLISNALKYTKQGEIAIFMRNVYEAENLLTEIEVRDTGLGIAAEALGRIFDRYYQVKNEHHVSGSGIGLSLVKNLAEIHQGSISVESVAGEGSSFKFRLKTRNEYPEALHTEAATKTPEQIEHQLENQKGLMLIVEDNAEIREYIANAFEDDFDIIEAENGKSGVEQAFERTPDIIISDIMMPIMDGLELCKILKEDVRTSHIPLILLTAKDSLQDKTEGYSTGADSYLTKPFSAALLQSRVNNLLEARKKLAASFASAPKQKQAIITESLNNLDKEFLDKFTDIVEKNLEAEQVNIAFVAEKMNMSHSTLYRKVKALTDMSANELVRKIKIQNAERLLLTGKYTISEVAFMVGMNSPTYFRQCFKEVYGQTPSDYLRNIKDAKN; encoded by the coding sequence ATGAAAACCTTTTCCTTCTTACTATTTTTATTATCTCCCATCTTACTACTTGCCCAGCCCTTTAACATCAAAAAGCTGGGGATGGAACAGGGATTATCCAACAGTTACATCGTCGGAATTACTCAGGATCGGGACGGTTACCTGTGGTTTGCAACCGAATCGGGCCTCAACCGTTTTGATGGACAGAGTTTCAGGGTCTATAAGAAAAATACAACACCGCTTACCAGCATAAACAGCAACGAGCTGAACAAAGTGCTGGCCGACCGGGATGATAATATCGTCTGGATTGCCACCCAACGCACCGGACTGAACGCCTTCAATACAAAAACGGGGGAATTTACTTATTACACCAGCGATCAACCCTCTCCTTTCAATGTTGTTACCAATGACATCACCAATCTGGCTCAGGCTTCAGATGGCAATTTGTGGTTAAGCACCTATCACTTCGGGGTGGATTACTTCGACAAGAAGACTAAATATTTCACCCACTATAACCAATCGACTGTCAAAGGATTGGTAAGCAATCACGTGTGGTGTATTGCCGATGACGGGCACGGCAAGCTCTACATCGGACATGTATTCGACGGATTGAGCGTATTGTCCATCAAAGAGCGAAAAGTAAAAAACTATGCCTTCAAAGCCAATGACCCCAATTCCCTTCCCGGGACAGAAGTCGACTGCATTTACATCGACAAAAGAAATCATGTATGGGTAGGAACTAATAACGGTCTGGCTCTCTTTAATCCACAAACGGAGAAGTTTACCGTTTTCCGGAATATCCCCGGCAAAGCAAACTCCTTATCCAGCAACCGGATACTTTCCATCCGCGAAATGCCCAATGACAATCTTTGGATTGGCACAAACCAGGGCGGAATTAACATCCTGAACCTCAACTCCCCCTTAAATCCGAATGATATCTCTTTTCGCCACATCGAAGTTACCGAAGATGAAAACGGTCTCTCCCACCAATCCGTAAAAGATATTTTTCAGGATTCATTTAACAACATCTGGATAGGAACTTACGGAGGAGGCATTAATGTTATCAGCAGTAAAAACCGGTTTTTTAATACCTGGTCTTACTCTCCGTTGCGCGGTGCTAAAAATAATCTGAGTAACAAAGTGGCGACGGGATTATGCGTTGATAATGATGGCAAAGTGTGGGTCGGCACTGACGGCGGCGGCATCGATTTATTTGAAAACGGGACGAAAACCCATCATTTCGGCAAAGAAACAGGTGACCTTCCCGACAATTTTATCATATCTGCCCTCAAAGACTCCAAAGGCAATCTCTGGCTGGGCTCGGCTAGTGGTCCTCTAACCAAATACGACTCCGGATCCCGGAGATTTATACCCATTACTGCCATAAAAAGCGACGTCAGCATCCGTTCCCTGTTTGAAGATAAGGATAAAAACATCTGGGTGGGGACAAACCTGGGACTTTACGTTTACAATCCTTCAAACGGTAATGTAAAATACTATACATCAAGCAACTCCCAACTTCAGGACAATGTAATCATCAGTATCTCTCAGGATGCCAAAGGACGTATGTGGATAGGAGCCCTCGGTCAGGGCCTGAGCATCTTTACTCCGGACTTTAAATTATTGCAAAGCTTCAACAAGAACAACGGATTCTGTTCCAACGCCATTACCCATCTCTTCCGCGACTCCCGAAACCGGATGTGGGTAGGTACGTGGGAAGGATTGGTCTTATTCAACTCTTTAAATAATTTCCATTACAAGCTTTTTACGGAAAAAGAGGGAATGGCCGACAGCTATGTTTGTGCCATTGCCGAGGGAAAACCCGACCAAATCTGGTTTAGTACCAATACCGGTATCAGCCAGTTTAATGTCAGGGAAAATAAATTTGTCAACTACAATTCTCTGGATGGAATCCCCCGTGCAAATTTTGTTCCCGGCACGGTTACCCGTACAAAAAACGGAATGATCTATTTTGGCTCTCAAAGTGGGGTCTGTTACTTTAATTCCACTCAAATTCATTTGAATCAAAAGCCCGCTCCGGCTAATATTACCGATTTTTGCTATTTCGATAAGCGGGTTGCCCAACCGGAAAACGCAGTTAATCTGCCGGTTACCGATAAGATAGAGCTGAAGTACTACCAGAATACCTTTACAATCTCATTTAACGTACTGGATTATGGCATGAGCGAACAGACCGAATATGCCTATATGCTGAAAGGATTGGAAAATACGTGGTATAATGTGGGAAATGAAAAGAAAGTTACTTTCCGCAATATTCCTCCGGGCAGGTATGAGTTCCGGGTAAAATCCCGCCTTCGTAACCAGGAGTGGTCCGATAAAATCACCTCTGTGGATATAGTTATCAATCCACCTTTCTGGCTAACCTGGTGGGCCAAATTCATTTACTTTATACTGATTGTATTGCTGGCCCAATACCTGGTGAGATTCTACAAACGCAAACTGGATCTGGAAAACAGCCTCTATCTCGAACAGCAGAATCACCAGAAGGAACAGGAACTCAATGACGAACGATTGAGTTTCTACACCAACATCGCACACGAACTGCGCACTCCGCTTACGTTGATTATCGGTCCACTGGAAGATTTATCGGAAGATAACACCCTCTCGCAGACGCATATCAAAAAGATATCGTTGATACACCGCAGCGCGACCCGTCTGCTGAATCTGATTAACCAGATTCTGGAATTCCGGAAAACAGAAACTTATAACCGAAACCTGTGTGTTGTCAAAGGTGATTTGGGCGCAGTCATCCGGGATATCGAACTGAAATATGAAGGATTAAATCAGAACTCGAATATCAAATTCCGGGTTTCCATCGAAACGGAAGAGACAACGCTCTATTACGACCCGGAAATCATTACCATTATACTGGACAATCTGATTTCAAATGCGCTAAAATATACAAAACAGGGAGAAATCGCCATCTTTATGCGAAATGTATATGAAGCGGAAAATCTGCTTACCGAAATTGAAGTCCGCGACACCGGTCTGGGAATTGCGGCTGAAGCTTTGGGACGTATTTTCGACCGTTATTATCAGGTCAAAAACGAGCATCATGTTTCCGGCTCAGGTATCGGGCTCTCTTTGGTTAAGAATCTTGCCGAGATCCATCAGGGCAGCATCTCTGTCGAAAGTGTTGCGGGGGAAGGCTCTTCATTTAAGTTCCGCCTGAAAACCCGCAACGAGTATCCGGAAGCGCTTCATACCGAAGCTGCCACCAAAACGCCGGAGCAAATAGAACATCAGTTGGAAAACCAGAAAGGATTGATGCTTATCGTAGAAGATAACGCCGAAATCCGGGAATACATCGCCAATGCCTTTGAGGATGATTTTGATATCATTGAAGCTGAAAACGGTAAATCCGGTGTCGAACAGGCATTCGAACGAACTCCCGACATTATCATCAGCGACATCATGATGCCGATCATGGATGGTCTGGAGCTCTGTAAGATACTGAAAGAAGATGTGCGGACAAGCCATATTCCGTTGATCTTGCTGACGGCCAAGGATTCGTTGCAGGACAAGACCGAGGGTTACTCTACCGGGGCGGACTCGTATCTCACCAAGCCTTTTAGCGCAGCTCTGCTGCAGAGCCGTGTCAACAACCTGCTCGAAGCCAGAAAAAAATTAGCGGCTTCTTTTGCTTCGGCA